From the Homo sapiens chromosome 1, GRCh38.p14 Primary Assembly genome, one window contains:
- the LOC124904200 gene encoding uncharacterized protein LOC124904200, translated as MGDVHVRETEKGRKRRRKGRGKGKRKEENELQLRKWKSEKRFQIPGDGVPVLLSAVSVSCFLMSFVIFDHKHIFNKNVAEMTLHHFQDWPYETPNFCFHYLESSLLEASHRVRSITNWRPLCGGEAHAVYI; from the exons ATGGGGGATGTACACGTGAGAG agacagaaaaggggagaaaaagaagaagaaaagggagaggaaaaggtaaaagaaaagaagagaatgaatTGCAGCTGAGGAAGTGGAAGAGCGAGAAGCGCTTCCAGATACCAG GTGATGGTGTGCCAGTTCTGCTCTCTGCTGTATCTGTGTCCTGTTTCCTTATGTCGTTTGTAATTTTTGATCACAAGCACATTTTCAACAAG AATGTGGCAGAAATGACACTGCATCACTTCCAAGACTGGCCTTATGAGACTCCCAACTTTTGCTTTCACTACTTGGAGAGCTCCCTTTTGGAGGCCAGTCATCGTGTTAGAAGCATAACTAACTGGAGACCACTATGTGGTGGAGAAGCTCATGCTGTCTACATATAG